A single Bifidobacterium scardovii JCM 12489 = DSM 13734 DNA region contains:
- the pheS gene encoding phenylalanine--tRNA ligase subunit alpha: MLFDAQAVTDAVTGGIARIENASSSEELKAVKSEVITALTQASKAIGSLPADQKKDAGKLMGKLRADFGRAFGAKESAVKAQEEAKALAAETVDMTLPVNRKPLGARHPLSRVMEDVEDFFVSMGWQISSGPEIESEWYNFDSLNFGPDHPARQMQDTFYVKGNQAKDAAGFVGSNMVVRTQTSSDQVRALITRGVPLYIASPGRVFRTDELDATHTPVFHQCEALAVDKHLTMADLKGVLDKLAVAMFGPEAKTRLRPSYFPFTEPSAELDLWFPDKKGGPGWLEWGGCGMVNPNVLKSAGIDPNVYTGFAFGVGVERTLLLRHDINDMHDLVEGDVRFSEQFVMGE, from the coding sequence GTGCTATTCGATGCCCAGGCAGTGACCGACGCGGTCACCGGCGGCATCGCGAGAATCGAGAACGCCTCCAGCTCGGAGGAACTGAAAGCCGTCAAAAGCGAGGTCATCACGGCGCTGACCCAGGCCAGCAAGGCCATCGGATCGCTGCCGGCGGACCAGAAGAAGGACGCCGGCAAGCTTATGGGCAAGCTGCGCGCCGACTTCGGCCGCGCGTTCGGCGCCAAGGAATCCGCGGTCAAGGCGCAGGAGGAGGCGAAGGCCCTCGCGGCCGAGACCGTCGACATGACCCTGCCGGTGAACCGCAAGCCGCTCGGCGCGCGCCACCCGCTGTCGCGCGTCATGGAGGACGTCGAGGACTTCTTCGTCTCGATGGGCTGGCAGATCTCGTCCGGCCCCGAAATCGAATCCGAATGGTACAACTTCGATTCCCTGAACTTCGGCCCCGACCACCCGGCCCGCCAGATGCAGGACACCTTCTACGTCAAGGGCAACCAGGCCAAGGACGCCGCCGGGTTCGTCGGCTCCAACATGGTGGTGCGCACCCAGACCTCGTCCGACCAGGTCCGCGCGCTCATCACCCGCGGCGTGCCGCTGTACATCGCCAGCCCGGGCCGCGTGTTCCGCACCGACGAGCTCGACGCGACGCACACGCCGGTGTTCCACCAGTGCGAGGCGCTCGCCGTCGACAAGCACCTGACGATGGCCGACCTCAAGGGCGTGCTCGACAAGCTCGCCGTCGCCATGTTCGGCCCCGAGGCCAAGACGCGCCTGCGCCCCAGCTACTTCCCGTTCACCGAGCCGAGCGCCGAGCTCGACCTGTGGTTCCCCGACAAGAAGGGCGGCCCGGGTTGGCTCGAGTGGGGCGGCTGCGGCATGGTCAACCCGAACGTGCTCAAGTCGGCGGGCATCGACCCGAACGTCTACACCGGATTCGCCTTCGGCGTGGGCGTCGAGCGCACCCTGCTGCTGCGCCACGACATCAACGACATGCACGACCTGGTCGAGGGCGACGTGCGATTCAGCGAACAGTTTGTGATGGGGGAGTGA
- a CDS encoding TrmH family RNA methyltransferase, with product MPISAEVLANPKAERIRRAGDLSNRKSRERAGRFLIEGPQSVREAIAWHPGVVRDLYVQVASGAPDAPFANPTVAQLAGKALSAGVYVHKATRDVIAKISSDAQGIVAVGDLGAMRDAMRYDGPSERPFVAAFWQVRDPGNAGTVIRAADAAGCDAIVFVDECVDMFNPKVIRSTAGSLFHLPVLTMGTDEFLAWASEHGAGVIAADVYGTEGRPPQPLPDMLAGVDAEGGAAADRAGCAVLFGNEARGLPAAILERADRIVAIPLYGKAESLNLGTSAAVMLMSMAMSSRFGRM from the coding sequence ATGCCGATTTCCGCTGAAGTACTAGCCAATCCGAAAGCCGAACGCATCCGCCGCGCGGGGGATCTGTCCAATCGCAAGAGCCGCGAACGCGCGGGGAGGTTCCTGATCGAGGGACCACAGTCCGTGCGCGAGGCGATCGCGTGGCACCCCGGCGTGGTGAGGGATCTGTACGTCCAGGTCGCTTCGGGGGCGCCCGACGCGCCGTTCGCCAATCCGACCGTCGCGCAGCTCGCCGGCAAGGCCCTGTCCGCCGGCGTGTACGTGCACAAGGCGACGCGCGATGTGATCGCGAAGATCAGCTCCGACGCGCAGGGCATCGTCGCGGTCGGCGACCTCGGCGCCATGCGCGATGCCATGCGGTACGACGGCCCGTCCGAGCGCCCGTTCGTCGCCGCGTTCTGGCAGGTGCGCGATCCGGGCAACGCCGGCACGGTGATCCGGGCGGCCGATGCGGCCGGCTGCGACGCCATCGTGTTCGTGGACGAATGCGTCGACATGTTCAACCCCAAGGTGATCCGCTCGACGGCCGGCTCGCTGTTCCACCTGCCGGTGCTCACGATGGGCACCGACGAGTTCCTCGCGTGGGCATCCGAGCACGGCGCAGGCGTGATCGCCGCCGATGTGTACGGCACCGAGGGGCGCCCGCCGCAGCCGCTGCCCGACATGCTCGCCGGCGTCGACGCGGAAGGCGGAGCCGCGGCGGATCGCGCCGGGTGCGCCGTCCTGTTCGGCAACGAGGCGCGAGGCCTGCCGGCCGCGATCCTCGAGCGCGCCGACCGGATCGTGGCGATCCCGCTCTACGGCAAGGCCGAGTCCCTGAATCTGGGCACCAGCGCGGCGGTCATGCTCATGAGCATGGCTATGTCGAGTCGCTTTGGGAGAATGTGA